Part of the bacterium genome is shown below.
AGTTGTCCCCCTGAAAGCATTGGTAACATTCTGCTGCCTCCAGAAATTGTTTTTATGGCCACCTTACCTTTGGGTTCTTCTGTAACCTCGCCGATAATTTTTGAATCTTTACCATATTTTTCTTTTTTCATTAGAGAAAGTATACTTAGTGACGCCTTTTCTTTACAAATAATAAGCACTTTACCTTCGTTAGCAAGATATAGTGGGTCAAATCCAAGAATTTCACACAGAGCCATCACTTGCTTTTTCACAGGAATTTCTTTCTCATAAAGAAGTATTCCGTAAGACATATTATCTGATATTTCGTTTAAAGTAGTTGCTACACCTCCACGAGTTGGGTCTCTCATAAATTTTATATCGTTAATATGTTTCTCCGTAACTACTTGAACCAGAGCGTTAAGAGGAGCACAATCACTTTTTATATTTGATTCTACATCAAACTCTTTACGGGCAAGAAGAACTGAAAGTTCGTGTTCACCTATACTACCGTTTATAATTATTTTATCACCACATTCTAATTTATTTCTCTCAAAACATATATTTTTTTTTGATATACCTATCCCAGAGGTATTTATAAAAAGTTTATCTATTTTCCCCTTTTCAACTACCTTGAAATCCCCTGTAACTATTTCTACTCCTGCCTGTG
Proteins encoded:
- the hypE gene encoding hydrogenase expression/formation protein HypE; translated protein: MDKKILLSYGSGGRLMNSLIKDVFLKHFKSNTLKRLDDSAVLNNISEKYDLSFTTDSYTVNPLFFPGGNIGKLSICGTVNDISVMGAEPLFISCGIIVEEGFEIEELNRIIESMSKTSTQAGVEIVTGDFKVVEKGKIDKLFINTSGIGISKKNICFERNKLECGDKIIINGSIGEHELSVLLARKEFDVESNIKSDCAPLNALVQVVTEKHINDIKFMRDPTRGGVATTLNEISDNMSYGILLYEKEIPVKKQVMALCEILGFDPLYLANEGKVLIICKEKASLSILSLMKKEKYGKDSKIIGEVTEEPKGKVAIKTISGGSRMLPMLSGGQL